A region from the Dendropsophus ebraccatus isolate aDenEbr1 chromosome 1, aDenEbr1.pat, whole genome shotgun sequence genome encodes:
- the LOC138783910 gene encoding olfactory receptor 5AR1-like: MENCTNSTVKEFSILAFYTSASGQIALFIGVLLMYLMTVIGNVTIITLVCLVSQLHTSMYFFLCNLSSADIAYVSVTLPKLLSITATKNHKISFQGCITQLYFLLLFGQAEIFILTCMAYDRYVAICKPLLYTVIMRKKVRFTMAATSWLIGIFNSLLYAIITSSLPFCYSNEIDHFFCDLKTLNMLSASDSTGRDILAGVQSVLIGCLPYLFIVVSYIFIISTILKIKSSNGRHKAFSSCTSHLTTVILFYGPIIFLYMKPESDHSKEDDKLLSVIYVAVVPMLNPLVYSLRNKDVLNAMRKVKLYLKCSYHFK; the protein is encoded by the coding sequence ATGGAGAACTGCACAAACAGTACAGTGAAGGAATTCAGTATTTTAGCCTTCTACACATCTGCATCAGGACAGATTGCACTATTTATTGGAGTATTATTAATGTATTTGATGACAGTGATTGGGAATGTCACCATTATCACACTTGTGTGTTTAGTCTCCCAGCTGCACACTTCGATGTATTTCTTCCTATGTAACCTCTCCAGTGCCGATATCGCCTATGTCTCCGTAACTCTCCCAAAGTTACTGTCCATCACTGCCACCAAGAATCACAAGATCTCATTCCAAGGCTGTATAACTCAGCTATATTTCTTACTATTGTTCGGACAGGCTGAAATATTCATCCTGACCTGTATGGCCTATGACCGCTATGTGGCAATCTGTAAGCCCTTGCTGTATACAGTCATCATGAGAAAAAAGGTGAGATTTACTATGGCTGCTACATCCTGGCTCATTGGTATCTTTAACTCTTTGCTATATGCAATAATTACATCTTCTCTACCTTTCTGTTATTCCAATGAAATTGACCATTTTTTCTGTGATCTAAAGACACTGAACATGCTCTCCGCCAGTGACTCCACAGGTCGAGATATTTTAGCAGGTGTTCAAAGTGTTCTCATTGGATGCCTACCTTATTTATTCATCGTAGTGTCCTATATCTTCATCATTTCCACCATATTAAAGATCAAATCCTCCAATGGTCGCCATAAAGCTTTCTCCAGCTGTACCTCCCATCTTACCACAGTCATATTATTCTATGGACCTATAATCTTCTTGTACATGAAACCAGAGTCAGACCACTCTAAAGAAGATGACAAGCTGCTCTCAgttatatatgtggctgtggttCCAATGTTAAACCCATTGGTGTATAGTCTAAGAAATAAAGATGTATTAAATGCAATGAGAAAAGTAAAACTATACTTAAAGTGTTCCTATCATTTTAAATAA